One stretch of Oncorhynchus masou masou isolate Uvic2021 chromosome 9, UVic_Omas_1.1, whole genome shotgun sequence DNA includes these proteins:
- the LOC135545547 gene encoding beta-2 adrenergic receptor-like: MGSCTPPVPSLNVTEPANTSWAGAAGGEPGYSEVEMVLLGMVMSLLVVGIVFGNILVIIAIYRFQRLQNITNCFITSLACADLVMGLIVVPFGACYIIFNTWHFGSFWCEFWTATDVLCVTASIETLCVIALDRYLAITSPFRYQSLLTKCKARVVVLLVWVIAGLISFLPIHMKWWISDDAEAKACIQNSNCCDFNTNTAYAITSSIISFYIPLVVMVFVYSRVFQEAKQQLRKIDRSEGRFHAHNNNIAGGGGVENNNESRGVGGGFRKTKFCLREHKALKTLGIIMGIFTLCWLPFFVLNVVVAIWKVGDIGLAFRILNWIGYANSAFNPLIYCRSPEFRYAFKEILCIKKVRFPNIGPTNGYVYSGHSWQSEQQGGRSKGSSEDSDPAADGSSGRGETGGGWSCRRNGPERELQ, encoded by the coding sequence ATGGGCAGCTGCACCCCCCCTGTGCCTTCCCTCAATGTCACCGAGCCAGCCAACACATCATGGGCCGGGGCAGCTGGCGGCGAACCAGGTTACAGTGAGGTGGAGATGGTCCTCCTAGGCATGGTTATGTCACTGCTGGTCGTTGGCATCGTGTTCGGCAACATCCTGGTCATCATAGCCATCTACCGGTTCCAGCGACTGCAGAACATCACCAACTGCTTCATCACCTCTCTGGCCTGTGCCGACCTGGTCATGGGTCTCATCGTGGTGCCGTTCGGAGCCTGCTACATCATCTTCAACACCTGGCACTTCGGCAGCTTCTGGTGTGAGTTCTGGACTGCCACTGACGTGTTGTGTGTGACGGCGAGCATCGAGACGCTCTGCGTGATAGCGCTGGACCGTTACCTGGCCATAACCTCTCCGTTCCGCTACCAGTCTCTGCTGACCAAGTGTAAGGCACGCGTGGTGGTCCTGCTGGTGTGGGTGATCGCTGGACTCATCTCCTTCTTACCCATCCACATGAAGTGGTGGATCAGTGACGACGCGGAGGCGAAGGCCTGCATCCAGAACAGCAACTGCTGTGACTTCAACACCAACACAGCCTACGCCATCACCTCCTCCATCATCTCCTTCTACATCCCCTTAGTCGTCATGGTGTTTGTCTACAGCCGCGTGTTCCAGGAGGCCAAGCAGCAACTACGCAAGATCGACCGCAGTGAGGGGCGCTTCCACGCCCATAACAACAACAtcgcaggaggaggaggggtggagaataACAATGAGAGCCGAGGAGTTGGAGGAGGCTTCAGGAAGACCAAGTTCTGCCTGAGGGAACACAAGGCCCTGAAGACCCTCGGGATCATCATGGGGATCTTCACGCTGTGCTGGCTACCCTTCTTCGTCCTCAACGTGGTGGTAGCCATCTGGAAGGTAGGGGACATCGGACTTGCCTTCAGGATACTCAACTGGATAGGTTACGCCAACTCCGCATTCAACCCCTTGATCTACTGCAGGAGCCCTGAGTTCAGATACGCATTCAAGGAGATCCTGTGCATCAAGAAGGTCCGGTTCCCCAACATAGGGCCTACTAATGGATACGTGTACAGTGGACACAGCTGGCAGAGTgagcagcagggagggaggagtaagGGGAGCTCGGAGGACAGTGACCCAGCTGCAGACGGGAgctcagggaggggagagacgggtgGGGGGTGGAGCTGCAGACGGAACGGACCCGAACGGGAACTGCAGTAA